A segment of the Fusobacterium ulcerans genome:
CCGACCTTACAATAGGGGAGCAGTTCGATGCTATGGATAAAGGACTTGACAATATACTTAAAAATAGTGGTGGAAGCGGAAGAGATGCTGAAATACTAAAAGGTTTAAATGAATATTTAGATGGATTAGCAGCAGACCAGTTTGAAAGAGAAACATCACAAAAGCTTTCAGAATTCAGAGGGGATATATATGCAACTATTCAAGGAAGAATGCAGGATATCAACAGAGCATTTGACAACTCTTTCTATGAACTTGAATCTTCATACAATCTGACAAAAGACAGCAGTAAATACAGTGTTATCTATACTGATGGAAACTACAAAGATTCTACTTTAGGAATAGATGACTATGATTACAAAGTAATGGGGCTTCTGTATATGAAAGAAAAAGAAGGGTCAGAATATGGAAGCAAATATGGATATACAGTAGGATTTGCAGGATCGAAGTTTGACTTTGATGATGGTGGATCAAAAGAGGATGTATACTCATTGAGAGTAGGAGCACATAGAGTTAAAAATCTAAGTGAGGAACATAAAGTATCATGGCTGTCAAGAATAGAGCTTGGATACAACAGACATATTGCTAAGAGAAAGCTTAATCTTCATGAAACATTTGAAAACAAAGGAGAGTACAATACTTACTCTGTAGCACTTGACAACAGACTTACAAAGGTTATCTATACAGATCTGTCTAGACAGTTGGATGTATATGCTGATTTAGACTTAGAGTATGGAAAAATAGATGACTTTAAAGAAAGCGCTGGAAGCAAAGGCGGACTTGAAGTGCAGATTAAAGATAATGATTATCTAAGCGCACAGGCAGGAGCTGGAGTGAAGGCATCTCAAAGAATCTATGCAGGAAATGATATCTCAGTAAAAGTAACAGCAGATGTAAAATATGCATATGAATTTGGAGACAACTATGATGGAAACAAAGCAAGACTTAAAAATGGAGAGGAAGGATATTACAGCTTAATCACTCCAGAAGAGAGAGAAGGAAAACTGACTGGTAAGATTGGACTTACAGTAGAAAAAGCCAACCACATGGGAGTAACATTCGAAGTGGAAGCAGCAGATGAAAGTCATAAGAAAGATTCATCAATTAAATATGGTGTAAGATTCAATTACAAATTCTAAAAAATAATATATTAAAAGGTTATAAGAAAATAGAAAAACTAGTCTAAAAAACAGAAGAAGAATAAAACTGTAATAGAAAAATTAAAGATAAATAGGAAAGGTGGCTTAAAAATTAGCCACCTTTTTTATAACTGAGATTTATATATTTTTTACTGAAAAAATCATAAATATATTTAATTCTTTCTAAGATTTTAAAATATAAAATATATATAATACCAAAATTAAGAAAATAAAAGGTTTTTAGAGATGATATATATTGGGTATAAAACCAAGAATCCAAGAGTATCTAAAAACAAAATCATTACTTTAATAAATAAGTATAATACAAATAATGAATGAAATGTATTCATGCTATTTATTTGATATTAATGTTCTTTTCTGATAGACTTATCTAAATTGTAACAGAAAATAAAATATATTAGGGGGAATAATTATGAAGAAATTATTGTGGATACTACTGCCACTTTTACTGCTGATTGGTTGTGGAAAAGAAAAAACAGCTGATGCAGGAAAAACAAAAGAAAATAAACTGATATATAGTCAAAGCAGTGAATCAGTGACACTTCATCCGCATGAAGCAACAGATGTATATTCGAGAAGAGTAATTTCAAATATCTTTGACAGGCTTATAGAAACTAATGAAAAATTAGAGATAGTTCCTGGACTGGCAGAAAGCTGGGAACAGATAGATCCTTTAACATTGAAATTCAATTTGAGAAAAGGAGTCAAATTCCAAAATGGAGATGAATTTACTTCAGAGGATGTAAAATATACATTTGAAAATGCTAAAAAATCTGCAAAAGTAGGGACTTTGTATTCAATGATAGATACTGTAGAAACACCTGATAAATATACTGCTGTATTTAAAACAAGTACACCATCAGGATCTCTTATGCATCACTTAACACATATAACAGCATCTATTCTTAATAAAAAATATTATGAGGCAACAGAAAATACTAATCATAATCCTATGGGAACTGGAGCATATGCTCTTGTAGAATGGAAACCCGGAGATTATATGACTCTTAAAAGAAATGAAGAATATTTCAGAGGAAAACCTGCTATAGAAATAGTTGAAGTAAGAGCTGTCCCTGAGGAAAATAGCAGAGTTATCGCTATCGAGACAGGAGAGCATCATATAACAGGAGATATCGATTCAATAGGTAGAAAGATACTGGCAGGAAGAGAAGACGTGAGAATAGAAGAAATAAGCTCTCTAGGGGTTGCTTATTTAGGAATTAATACTGCTAAAGGTGCATTGCAAGATGTAAGAGTAAGAAAAGCTATTGCTATGGGAGTAAATAGAGATATTATTATAGACTCTGTTCTAATGGGAGCAGTAGAAAAAGCCAACAGTCTTCTTGGACCAGGGGTAGTAGGATATTCAAAAGATACGAAGCCTTTTGAGTATAACCCAGAAGAAGCTAAAAAATTATTGAATGAAGCAGGATACGAAACTCTTGATCTTGTTATGGTAACAAGCAATAATGATTTAAGAAAACAAATGGCAGAAATTATGCAGGCCCAATTAAAAGAAATAGGAATAAATATAAAGATAGAAATATTAGAATGGGCAACTTTCCTGAACACTACTGGAAGCGGAAAGAGTGATTTATTCATGATAGGATGGTCAAATTCATCTGGAGATGCTGATTATGGACTTACTCCTATGCTTCACAGCAGCATGAAAGGAAACTCTGGAAATAGAAGTTTTTTTGACAATAAAGAATTTGATACATTATTAGAAGAAGGAAAAGTAGAATTGAATCCTGAAAAAAGAGCAGAAATTTATGCAAAAGCTCAGGATGTTATGAATAGAGAAGTACCAATTCTTCCAATATATTTCATGCCAGCAAGTGCAGGAATAAGAAAAGAAGTAAAAGGATTTGTACAATCTCCAATAAATAATCCTACATTCTACAAATTATCGTTTTAAAATAAAATAACAAATAAAAAAGCTCCCCTGAGATATGGGGAGTTTTTACTATGTATTAATAAATTTATTATACAATTTTACAGAAACAATTCCTAAAATACACCCGATAACAGCCCCCATTATTACATCACTAGGATAGTGTACAAAGAGATATAACCGTGAGTACCCTATTATAAAAGCAAAAATAAATGCACATATTCCCCATTTTTTATTCTGAGAAAATAATACAGCTGCTGAAGCAAAAGATGCCATTGTATGCCCAGAAGGAAAAGAAAAATCTTTTGGAGCAGAAATCAGTAATTGTGTAAAATTAACCAGATCAAATGGTCTTATTCTTCTGACTAAAGGTTTAAGAATAATATTTCCAATTAATGCACATAGAAAAATCGAGATAAACATCATTATTCCAATTTTTCTGTATTTCTTTATAACCATAAGAACACAAGCAAGCACTATCCAGAAAATCCCAACATTTCCTAATTTTGTCACTAAGGGCATAAACTTATCAAGAAAAAGATTTCTATGATGTTCTTGAATGTAGAATAAAATCTGTATATCAGTAGATTCAAAAAGATGAAGCATTATTCCTCCTAACATAATCTTCTATTTTTATAAACTTTTCAATTTTTCTTTCTATTCCTTTAATTCTTTTTGTTATGAAAGTAGTATCCATACCAGTTTCTTTATAAATTTTATCTTGATCAATATCAAGGATAAGAAGATTCAAAAGCTGGTTCTCCATTTTTGTCAAATGAGTTTTAAGAAAAAATTTAAATGAATCATTGGAAAAACTGCTGCTGTAATATGTTATATCAGAATTTTCAAAGATTATGCTTAATATTTTATTTTTTTTATTTGTTTTGCTCACAAATTTTAGCTGGAGATAAATATAATGAAATACAATTTCAGAAAAAATCTTAACTATTTTAGAAATAAAAGATTTAAGAAATTCTTTTAAAATTTCAGCATATTTTTCATAAAAAAGAAAATCCTGAACTTTAAAAGTGATAATAATAGAAGATGTCAACTTTGTATTGGATGAAATTGAAAAATTTTTCATAAAATAACCTCCTATTAGTTAAGACTAATTTTGTTTGCAACAAATATTAACATATTATTACAATATTATAGCATAGGAAATATTTTAAGTAAATCAAGATTAATAATAATATTTTAAAAATAACAAGATTTAAAGATATAATTTAATTAAGAAATAAAATAAAAATTAATCATTAAAAAATTTATAAAAATAATTAAATTTAATTTTTTATAAAAAATATGTTATAATGTTAAAAATTTAATTTAATCATTTTATGACTTATAGGTGGAAGTGGTCAGTTGAGAGTAAAATTATTTTTAATTATGTTGGGAATTGGTTTAATGGGAGTAGTAGTGGCTGAACTCCTATTTTTAGAAAAATTAATGATTTAAAAAAGCATCAATCCCTTTACACAGCACTACAGAACTGCGTAAAGGGATTGTTCTTGATTATTCTTTTTCATATTCTTCAATGAAAGTTTTTAGTTTTTTCTTTATTCTTTGGATACTGTTGTCTACAGATTTTAATTCTCTTCCAGTCTTTTCTGCTATTTCAGTATAAGTCATTTCAGCAAGCATATATTCAAAAATCTCATTTTCCATAGGGCTTAAATGTGTTTTTAAATATTTGTTTAAATACTTCATTTTCTCTTTACTTAGATAAATTTCTTCTGGATTATAAAAATTGAAAGATTTGTTGTCATATGTAAGATCTGCTTCATCTTCATCATCAGAAGAAGTAGAAACTGCCATATTTAATATTCTGTTTTTTCCAGAGTTAGAATTTTTTAATGCAGTTATAATTTGACGTTTGATACATAATAGAGCAAAGGTTGTAAAAGAAGCATTCTTATTTTCATCATAAGCATTAATGGCTTTTAAAAGCCCAATCATAGCTTCCTGCATAACATCTTCTCTATCACCACCATGAAAGAAGTATTTTTTTGTTTTGAAAATCATAAGTTGTTTAAAGCTTTCAAAAATTTGTTGTATGGCGTCTTCATCACCCTCTTGAGCGGCATGAATAGTGTGAATATTTATCATTTTTTTTCCTCCTTAAGTAAATTAAGTTTATGTACAAAATGATAAAATCTTCTCCCAGTATTAATATAGAAACATTTAACGAATATATTATAACGAAAAAAAATTTTTTTTCAATAGAAAAATAAAAAAATATTAAAAAATATAAAATTACTTTTGTAATATTATTGGTTTGAAAATACTAAAAAAACAGACAGTGAGGTGGTTTGTGAACGAAAGTATATAAAAAAAATCATAATTTATTTGTATACGAAAAAAAATTTTGATTTTTTTAAAAATAGTTTTATTTGTTTAAAAAAATAACAGAATATATTAATATAAAAGCACGTTAAAAAACATATAATAATAAAAAAGATACCCCTAATCCATTGATTAGAGATATCTATAAAAATAAAAGGTTTCATTCATAAAAAGCAAAAGAATTTTTAGAAGTATTTTTTATATTATAAAGAGCAATATCAGATTTTTTGTATAACTCCTGAAATGTAGTTCCATCTTGTGGAAATACAGCTACTCCAATAGAAACAGAAATAGCTACTGAAAGGTCAGAATGGCTGTAAGTTATTGTAAAATCATTCAAAACTTTTTTTAAAGTTTTACTTAACTCTTCTCTGGAAGAAATATTTTTTAAAAATACAATAAATTCATCTCCGCCTAATCTTCCAATAATACTTTGCTCCTTGAAACGTTCTATTAACTTTAGAGATAATTCCTGAAGAGCAATATCCCCCATTACATGACCAAGAGTATCATTAAGAGTTTTAAAATTATCCAAATCCAAGATAATAAAAGCATGTGAAGAGCCCTTATCTTCTTTTGAATTTTCTAAGAAATTATCAATATGTTTTTTTATGGCTCTGCGATTGTATAGAGAAGTTAGGGGATCTTTTTCCGACATTTCTTTAAGTTCTTTTATATTAGAAATATCCTTTATAAGAAGTATTCCCTTTATTTCATCAGTAGATATTTTTTTTATTACTCTGATACAGCATTCAGTCCAGATATATTTCCCTTTGTTATCTTTTATACGATAATCAGCTTTAAATTCATTGACACCATTAAAATATGAAAGCAGCATATTTTTTCTGGAAAAACTTTCTCTTACATTCTGGATATCTTCAGAATGGATTTTATGCTTTATAAAATATTCAAAAAGTTTGTCATAATTTTTCTTTTTGCTGGATTTATTTAAAAGATTAATTGTATTTTTAGATAAATTTATCTCATATGTATAAATATTATCAGTCTGTAAAGCTTCGCAATATTGTTTTTCTAAGAATAGAGAAACCTCATTTTCTTTTTCTTCAGTAACATTTTCAATAACTCCAACAGTTCTTATTATATTCTTATTTTCATCAAAAATATTAGTAAGTGTAAGTCGTTCCCAAAGATAAGAATTATTGCTGATTTGAACTCTGATAACTCCAGAAGAATTCTTTACATTTTTATTAAATATTCTTTCATAGATTTTTAGAAATTCGCCAACAGATTCCTCACAAACAAAATTATTTTCAACAAGGCTTTCAGGGACATTTTCAATTACTTGATTAAGCTGATGCCTTTTAGGAACTGAATTTTTAAATGTAAGGGTTTTGGTATTCTGATTGTATTCAAAAGCTACGTTGGAAGTTCTATCCATAGCAACTCTGAATATTTCCTCATCCAATTTGAGTCTTTCATTACTTTGGATTAGTTCATCTTTTGCTTTTTTATTAAAATAGATAATAGAAATCATTCCAAGTATAAAAATAATAAACATTTTTATAGAAAATTTTGTCATGAGGGATTGAATAAAATTTAGACGATTTTGCATAGCATCTACAGAAATAACAGATATTATATACCAATTATTTATTCCTAAAGGACTGTAGTAAGCAAATTCTCTACTTCCATTATGCGTATATTCCATAAAACCATTTTTTAAATTTAAAATATCATTTTCAATTTTTTCTCGAATATTATTTTTATTAAAAGTTGCATTTGAAAAAAATTCCCAAATATTATTTTCTGATATAGTTTTATCTATATTAGAAGACTT
Coding sequences within it:
- a CDS encoding ABC transporter substrate-binding protein encodes the protein MKKLLWILLPLLLLIGCGKEKTADAGKTKENKLIYSQSSESVTLHPHEATDVYSRRVISNIFDRLIETNEKLEIVPGLAESWEQIDPLTLKFNLRKGVKFQNGDEFTSEDVKYTFENAKKSAKVGTLYSMIDTVETPDKYTAVFKTSTPSGSLMHHLTHITASILNKKYYEATENTNHNPMGTGAYALVEWKPGDYMTLKRNEEYFRGKPAIEIVEVRAVPEENSRVIAIETGEHHITGDIDSIGRKILAGREDVRIEEISSLGVAYLGINTAKGALQDVRVRKAIAMGVNRDIIIDSVLMGAVEKANSLLGPGVVGYSKDTKPFEYNPEEAKKLLNEAGYETLDLVMVTSNNDLRKQMAEIMQAQLKEIGINIKIEILEWATFLNTTGSGKSDLFMIGWSNSSGDADYGLTPMLHSSMKGNSGNRSFFDNKEFDTLLEEGKVELNPEKRAEIYAKAQDVMNREVPILPIYFMPASAGIRKEVKGFVQSPINNPTFYKLSF
- a CDS encoding sigma-70 family RNA polymerase sigma factor translates to MINIHTIHAAQEGDEDAIQQIFESFKQLMIFKTKKYFFHGGDREDVMQEAMIGLLKAINAYDENKNASFTTFALLCIKRQIITALKNSNSGKNRILNMAVSTSSDDEDEADLTYDNKSFNFYNPEEIYLSKEKMKYLNKYLKTHLSPMENEIFEYMLAEMTYTEIAEKTGRELKSVDNSIQRIKKKLKTFIEEYEKE
- a CDS encoding sensor domain-containing diguanylate cyclase, whose protein sequence is MGIFNKLNKYFMLTASLFLIFIFSAFSIANFFKSFYANEMELYKDKLEYRAMLQSTIVKNHLKNNMMVLESAANIFTYNENMDTKDILDLAIKLKNLTQFDRVFIADKDGKAYFSSGDIHNVAHTKYFASSINGIHEITEITDSLFEKGTQIFLEAVPIIRHNKTIGIVCGVYKLSTFSFLLHESMQAKNGYILLTSSSQEFILKSSNIDKTISENNIWEFFSNATFNKNNIREKIENDILNLKNGFMEYTHNGSREFAYYSPLGINNWYIISVISVDAMQNRLNFIQSLMTKFSIKMFIIFILGMISIIYFNKKAKDELIQSNERLKLDEEIFRVAMDRTSNVAFEYNQNTKTLTFKNSVPKRHQLNQVIENVPESLVENNFVCEESVGEFLKIYERIFNKNVKNSSGVIRVQISNNSYLWERLTLTNIFDENKNIIRTVGVIENVTEEKENEVSLFLEKQYCEALQTDNIYTYEINLSKNTINLLNKSSKKKNYDKLFEYFIKHKIHSEDIQNVRESFSRKNMLLSYFNGVNEFKADYRIKDNKGKYIWTECCIRVIKKISTDEIKGILLIKDISNIKELKEMSEKDPLTSLYNRRAIKKHIDNFLENSKEDKGSSHAFIILDLDNFKTLNDTLGHVMGDIALQELSLKLIERFKEQSIIGRLGGDEFIVFLKNISSREELSKTLKKVLNDFTITYSHSDLSVAISVSIGVAVFPQDGTTFQELYKKSDIALYNIKNTSKNSFAFYE
- a CDS encoding phosphatase PAP2 family protein: MLHLFESTDIQILFYIQEHHRNLFLDKFMPLVTKLGNVGIFWIVLACVLMVIKKYRKIGIMMFISIFLCALIGNIILKPLVRRIRPFDLVNFTQLLISAPKDFSFPSGHTMASFASAAVLFSQNKKWGICAFIFAFIIGYSRLYLFVHYPSDVIMGAVIGCILGIVSVKLYNKFINT